A stretch of Blautia liquoris DNA encodes these proteins:
- a CDS encoding alanine/glycine:cation symporter family protein, whose translation MEQAAALLRRIDDLVWGPPMLILMLGTGIYLMVRMRFLPIRNLGYALKSVMSFKEKETEQKEGDISSFSSLMTELAATIGTGNIVGVATAMVLGGPGALVWMMISALIGLSTKLAESLLSVKYRTVNEKGEISGGPMYTLCTAFPFRRAGKILGILFALFAVLASFGMGNMTQSNSISLALEETFGISESLSGLVVTILTILVILGGIKSISKITQIVVPCMAVFYMAGAILVILVNIRNLPAGIIQIIKMAFSPKAIAGGAGGTIVASMQQSLRWGVSRGVFSNEAGLGAAGISAAAANTDDPVRQGYVSMTGVFFDTVVICLVTGLALAASGVIGIADQNGIPVTGAALTIAAFSTTFGRWGGTLVSIGIVLFAFATIIGWEYQGEKAFEFLVKKPDYCIIYRFLYALTTFVGAVCTLDVVWDFSDIMNALMAVPNLICVLVLSKTACDEVFRYQKKIHKMTSDNL comes from the coding sequence ATGGAGCAGGCTGCCGCGTTACTTCGACGAATCGATGATCTGGTATGGGGACCGCCCATGCTGATTCTGATGCTTGGGACGGGAATCTATCTGATGGTCAGAATGCGCTTTTTGCCAATACGAAACCTGGGATATGCACTGAAAAGCGTGATGAGTTTTAAAGAGAAAGAGACTGAACAAAAGGAAGGAGATATTTCCTCCTTTTCTTCTCTGATGACGGAACTTGCCGCCACGATTGGCACAGGAAATATCGTGGGGGTGGCCACTGCTATGGTCCTCGGAGGACCCGGGGCGCTGGTGTGGATGATGATATCGGCATTAATCGGCCTGTCGACGAAACTTGCAGAAAGTCTCCTCTCCGTGAAATATAGAACCGTCAATGAAAAAGGTGAGATTTCAGGAGGACCGATGTACACACTTTGTACTGCTTTTCCTTTTAGGAGAGCAGGAAAAATTCTGGGCATTTTATTTGCGTTATTTGCCGTGCTTGCATCTTTTGGCATGGGAAATATGACTCAGTCGAATTCAATCTCTCTGGCACTTGAGGAAACCTTTGGAATATCCGAATCTTTAAGCGGACTGGTCGTGACGATACTGACGATACTGGTAATATTAGGAGGAATTAAAAGTATTTCCAAAATCACCCAGATTGTAGTACCCTGCATGGCTGTGTTCTACATGGCAGGTGCAATTTTGGTGATACTTGTCAATATCAGAAATCTTCCTGCAGGGATCATTCAGATTATTAAGATGGCATTTTCCCCAAAAGCGATTGCCGGAGGAGCCGGTGGAACAATTGTGGCATCTATGCAGCAGTCACTTCGCTGGGGGGTATCACGGGGTGTCTTTTCGAACGAAGCCGGTCTTGGAGCTGCCGGAATCAGTGCGGCCGCTGCGAATACCGATGATCCGGTAAGACAGGGGTATGTGAGCATGACAGGAGTCTTTTTTGACACGGTTGTCATCTGCCTGGTCACAGGGCTTGCACTTGCAGCATCCGGAGTTATTGGAATTGCAGATCAAAATGGTATCCCGGTCACAGGAGCAGCCCTCACAATTGCAGCTTTTTCAACGACTTTTGGAAGATGGGGCGGAACTCTTGTGAGCATTGGAATCGTTTTGTTTGCATTTGCGACGATTATCGGGTGGGAATATCAGGGAGAAAAGGCCTTCGAATTTCTTGTTAAAAAGCCCGATTACTGTATTATATACCGCTTCTTGTATGCCCTTACAACCTTTGTGGGTGCAGTTTGTACACTGGATGTTGTCTGGGATTTTTCAGATATCATGAATGCACTGATGGCTGTTCCAAATCTCATCTGTGTTCTTGTGTTATCAAAGACCGCCTGTGATGAGGTCTTTCGTTATCAGAAGAAGATACATAAAATGACATCAGACAATCTTTGA
- the udp gene encoding uridine phosphorylase — translation MVNYSEKEGKLYHLQVGKGDVGRYVIMPGDPKRCVKIAKYLENAVLVADSREFVTYTGTLDGEMVSVTSTGIGGPSAAIAMEELVMSGADTFIRIGTCGGMDLDVKSGDLVIANGAIRMEGTSREYAPIEFPAVPDFDVTTALAAAAKDLRTHCHVGVVQCKDSFYGQHSPKTKPVGYELLNKWEAWMKLGCKASEMESAALFVVASYLKVRAGSVFLVLANQEREKAHLDNPIVHDADAAIRVAVEAIRNLIKEDRRLEIGEI, via the coding sequence ATGGTTAATTATTCGGAAAAGGAAGGAAAGTTGTACCATCTTCAGGTGGGAAAGGGCGATGTCGGAAGATACGTGATTATGCCTGGAGACCCGAAACGGTGTGTCAAAATTGCAAAATATCTTGAAAATGCGGTTCTTGTCGCGGACAGCAGGGAGTTCGTCACTTACACAGGGACACTAGATGGGGAGATGGTCTCTGTGACCTCCACGGGTATTGGCGGACCTTCTGCGGCAATTGCCATGGAAGAGCTTGTGATGTCAGGTGCCGATACCTTTATTCGTATCGGTACCTGCGGAGGGATGGATCTCGATGTCAAGAGCGGTGATCTTGTAATTGCAAATGGCGCCATTCGAATGGAAGGTACAAGCAGAGAGTATGCTCCAATTGAATTCCCGGCTGTTCCCGATTTTGATGTGACGACGGCTCTTGCTGCAGCCGCAAAAGATCTCAGGACGCATTGTCATGTAGGGGTCGTTCAGTGCAAGGATTCCTTCTACGGTCAGCACTCGCCAAAGACAAAACCGGTGGGATATGAACTTTTGAACAAATGGGAAGCATGGATGAAACTTGGATGCAAGGCCTCAGAGATGGAATCTGCTGCACTTTTCGTCGTAGCCAGCTACCTGAAAGTACGTGCGGGATCGGTTTTCCTGGTTCTTGCAAATCAGGAGAGGGAGAAGGCACATCTCGACAATCCCATCGTACACGATGCCGACGCGGCAATCCGTGTAGCTGTCGAAGCCATACGGAATCTTATAAAAGAAGATCGAAGATTGGAGATCGGTGAGATATGA
- a CDS encoding FAD binding domain-containing protein, producing MITIKKYVRAESLEQAYQLNQKRSNRILGGMLWMKMSSNTVQCAIDLSDVISREIDEREDSFVIGAMTPLRELETNKSLNQYTCGAIRESLRSIVGIQFRNTATVGGSVYGRFGFSDVLTMLLALDTSVQLYRGGIVPLETYANMPYDNDIIVNIIIKKTPLKTAYMSSRNTRTDFPVLACAISFYKDEQRVVIGARPQKAMIIRADENVQKLIDSEAEVYAQALAGQVKREVLTSSNMRGSAEYRRHLAYVLTKRASLHILDPKEAGIC from the coding sequence TTGATAACGATTAAAAAGTATGTGAGGGCGGAAAGTCTGGAACAGGCTTATCAGCTGAACCAGAAACGCAGTAACAGGATTTTGGGTGGAATGCTCTGGATGAAAATGAGTTCTAACACCGTGCAGTGTGCCATTGATCTCTCGGACGTAATCTCCCGAGAGATAGATGAACGGGAGGATTCTTTCGTCATAGGTGCCATGACCCCTCTTCGGGAACTGGAAACAAACAAATCATTGAATCAGTATACATGCGGAGCGATCAGGGAAAGTCTTCGCAGTATTGTTGGTATACAATTTCGGAATACAGCGACTGTAGGCGGAAGCGTCTATGGTCGTTTTGGTTTTTCGGATGTTCTTACCATGCTGCTTGCCCTGGATACCAGTGTACAGTTATATAGAGGGGGAATTGTGCCACTTGAGACATATGCGAATATGCCCTATGACAATGACATCATTGTAAATATAATTATTAAGAAAACTCCGCTTAAAACCGCTTATATGAGCAGCCGCAATACCAGGACAGATTTTCCGGTGTTGGCCTGTGCCATATCGTTTTATAAAGATGAGCAGAGAGTTGTAATCGGAGCCAGACCTCAAAAGGCGATGATTATCCGTGCGGATGAGAACGTGCAAAAACTGATAGATTCTGAGGCTGAAGTGTATGCTCAGGCACTGGCAGGGCAGGTAAAAAGAGAAGTGCTGACTTCTTCAAATATGCGCGGCTCCGCAGAATATCGGCGCCATCTCGCATATGTTCTGACAAAGAGGGCCAGTTTACATATATTAGATCCTAAGGAGGCAGGAATATGTTGA
- a CDS encoding cytidine deaminase: MTETYKLSSLRIEELIKNAIEARNFAYAPYSDFKVGVALLAKNQKIYQGCNIENAAYTPTNCAERTAFFKAVSEGVTDFTAICIIGGRSKEPTAYTPPCGVCRQVMMEFCKPEEFQIILAADIDQYQIFTLKEMLPMGFGAGCIE, from the coding sequence ATGACAGAAACGTACAAACTGTCCTCTTTGAGGATCGAGGAACTCATTAAGAATGCGATAGAGGCCAGAAATTTTGCGTATGCCCCATACTCTGATTTTAAGGTGGGAGTGGCACTACTTGCCAAAAATCAAAAAATCTATCAGGGCTGTAATATTGAGAATGCTGCTTATACGCCTACGAATTGTGCGGAGAGAACCGCTTTTTTTAAAGCAGTAAGTGAAGGTGTGACAGATTTTACAGCAATCTGTATCATAGGAGGGAGATCCAAAGAGCCGACTGCGTATACTCCGCCTTGCGGTGTATGCCGGCAGGTGATGATGGAATTTTGTAAACCGGAAGAATTTCAGATTATTCTGGCAGCCGATATAGATCAGTATCAGATATTTACCTTAAAAGAGATGCTTCCGATGGGATTTGGAGCAGGCTGCATAGAGTAA
- the add gene encoding adenosine deaminase: protein MNERIKRLPKIELHCHLDGSLSRGCIETLLGRKVSDQDLMADDDCRSLAEYLEKFDLPLQALQTEEGLYEAGYDFMRQMSMDDIIYVEVRMAPMQSVNRSVGCRQVIEAVLRGLDRGRKEFHIEYGLIVCAMRHHSDSQNLRMIKTAREFLGEGVCAADLAGDEATYPMREFTSLFGEVQKMGMPFTIHAGECNSLENIMEAVQCGAARIGHGIALRGHPVDIAVLKELGTGIEMCPISNLQTKAVRRKEDYPIREFIDQGLLVTLNTDNRTVSNTTIGREIDFVQQFCGITDEEIVEMQKNAVKVAFAPDEVKERLNHIL, encoded by the coding sequence ATGAATGAAAGAATAAAACGGCTGCCGAAAATTGAATTGCACTGTCATCTTGACGGGTCACTTAGCAGAGGGTGCATCGAAACACTTCTCGGGAGAAAAGTTTCTGACCAGGATCTGATGGCAGATGACGACTGCAGGAGTCTGGCGGAGTATCTCGAAAAGTTTGATCTTCCCCTGCAGGCTCTTCAGACAGAAGAGGGACTTTATGAAGCCGGATATGATTTTATGAGACAGATGTCGATGGATGACATTATCTATGTGGAGGTAAGGATGGCCCCCATGCAGTCGGTGAACAGGAGTGTAGGTTGCCGGCAGGTGATTGAAGCTGTTTTGAGAGGCCTTGATCGAGGCAGAAAAGAGTTTCACATCGAATACGGCCTGATCGTATGTGCCATGCGTCATCATAGTGACAGCCAGAATCTTCGTATGATCAAAACAGCGAGAGAGTTTTTGGGCGAAGGAGTCTGCGCAGCTGATCTTGCCGGAGATGAAGCCACTTATCCGATGCGGGAGTTTACTTCTTTGTTTGGTGAAGTTCAAAAGATGGGAATGCCATTTACCATCCATGCCGGGGAGTGTAACAGTCTGGAAAACATCATGGAAGCCGTACAGTGTGGTGCTGCCAGAATTGGACATGGGATTGCGCTTCGTGGTCATCCGGTGGATATTGCGGTCTTAAAAGAACTAGGCACAGGAATTGAGATGTGTCCCATCAGCAATCTTCAGACAAAGGCTGTTCGAAGAAAGGAAGACTATCCTATCCGCGAATTTATAGATCAGGGACTTCTGGTGACGCTTAATACAGATAATCGCACCGTCAGCAATACGACAATTGGAAGAGAAATCGATTTTGTTCAGCAATTCTGTGGTATCACCGATGAAGAGATTGTTGAGATGCAGAAGAATGCAGTGAAAGTGGCATTTGCCCCGGATGAAGTCAAAGAAAGATTAAATCATATATTGTGA
- the moaA gene encoding GTP 3',8-cyclase MoaA translates to MKDQFGRTIDYLRISIADLCNYRCMYCMPKEGVCKLTHEDILSHEEIIEIAKAATELGIRKIRVTGGEPLIRKNVVSLIRALGSLPGVEDLAITTNASLLAPIAMDLKEAGLKRVNISLDTLNEEKFRYITRGGHLQDTLDGIRAAAECGMKIKINTVLVGGFNVDEIPALADLTRKYDLELRFIELMPIGHTHPFGKEAYVSDSIVSDYLPDLKSVHREDGVARVYSLWGAKGKIGLISPLSNHFCTECNRIRLTADGHLKPCLHSKEEILVRGLHGEELKEALRQAMYNKPARHKTLSYESRSDSARDMNAIGG, encoded by the coding sequence TTGAAAGACCAATTTGGACGAACGATAGATTATCTCAGAATTTCAATCGCTGATTTATGCAACTACCGATGTATGTATTGCATGCCAAAGGAGGGAGTCTGCAAACTTACCCACGAGGATATACTATCCCATGAGGAAATTATAGAAATTGCGAAAGCCGCGACCGAACTTGGCATCCGAAAGATCCGGGTTACGGGTGGCGAACCGCTAATCAGAAAGAATGTTGTATCACTGATCCGTGCACTTGGCAGTCTGCCCGGTGTGGAAGACCTTGCAATCACGACAAATGCTTCCCTTCTGGCACCAATTGCAATGGACTTGAAAGAGGCAGGCCTAAAGCGTGTAAATATCAGCCTTGATACGTTGAATGAAGAAAAATTCAGATATATCACAAGAGGCGGTCATCTTCAGGATACTTTAGATGGCATTCGGGCGGCAGCTGAGTGTGGAATGAAGATTAAAATTAATACCGTGTTAGTGGGCGGATTTAATGTCGACGAGATACCAGCACTTGCGGACCTGACTAGAAAATATGATCTGGAACTTCGGTTTATCGAGTTGATGCCGATCGGACATACGCATCCCTTTGGTAAAGAAGCATATGTGTCAGACAGTATCGTATCAGATTATCTCCCGGATCTTAAGTCCGTTCACCGAGAAGACGGTGTCGCAAGAGTGTATTCTCTTTGGGGGGCGAAAGGAAAGATTGGACTGATTTCCCCCTTGAGTAATCACTTCTGCACTGAATGTAACCGCATTCGGCTGACAGCTGACGGCCATCTGAAACCTTGTCTTCATTCAAAAGAGGAGATCCTAGTCAGGGGACTTCATGGGGAAGAACTAAAAGAAGCACTGCGTCAGGCTATGTACAACAAACCTGCCCGCCATAAGACATTGTCTTATGAAAGCCGCTCAGATTCCGCCAGAGATATGAATGCAATCGGAGGCTGA
- a CDS encoding (2Fe-2S)-binding protein translates to MLIKMWLNGKAVRAHIKSDTLLLDFVREQGCKSVKYGCDTANCGLCTVMLEGEPVLSCSTLAARVEGKHVVTLEGLQDEAREFGEFLADQGADQCGYCNPGFIMNILAMMKELDDPTDDEIKEYLAGNLCRCSGFVGQMRSIRNYIKSKKEGRHAAEESA, encoded by the coding sequence ATGTTGATTAAGATGTGGTTGAATGGGAAGGCAGTCAGGGCACATATTAAATCTGATACCCTGCTTCTTGATTTTGTAAGAGAGCAGGGCTGTAAAAGCGTCAAATACGGGTGTGATACAGCCAACTGCGGACTTTGTACGGTCATGCTAGAGGGAGAGCCAGTTCTTTCCTGTTCAACCTTGGCCGCAAGGGTAGAGGGAAAACATGTCGTGACTCTTGAAGGACTTCAGGATGAGGCCAGAGAATTCGGAGAATTTCTGGCAGATCAGGGCGCGGATCAGTGTGGTTACTGTAATCCAGGATTTATCATGAATATTCTTGCCATGATGAAAGAACTTGATGATCCCACAGATGATGAGATAAAAGAATATCTTGCGGGAAATTTGTGCAGATGCTCTGGATTCGTGGGACAGATGCGAAGCATCAGGAATTATATAAAGTCAAAAAAGGAGGGACGTCATGCAGCAGAAGAATCAGCATGA
- a CDS encoding phosphopentomutase — protein sequence MKKYKRIFLIVVDSMGAGEAKDSADFGDAGADTIGHISESVKEFHIPNLRNMGIANMHPLVQVKPVEHPLGYYTKLNEASNGKDTMTGHWEMMGLKTEKPFITFTEHGFPEELIRELEKQTGHKVIGNKSASGTEILDELGEEEIATGHMIVYTSADSVLQICGNEETFDLKELYRCCEIARKLTMRDEWKVGRVIARPYVGKKKGEFKRTSNRHDYAVKPFGKTALNALKDADFDVISIGKINDIFVGEGITKALKSKSSVYGMEQTIDIAKHEDFTGLCFVNLVDFDALWGHRRDPIGYAQEIERFDEKLGILLGELCEDDLLIITADHGNDPTYKGTDHTREKVPFLAYSKSMKDYGRLPESDTFADIGATITDNFEVKMPEGTIGSSMLERLK from the coding sequence ATGAAAAAATATAAGAGAATATTTTTAATTGTAGTAGATTCCATGGGTGCCGGAGAGGCAAAAGATTCTGCTGATTTTGGCGATGCAGGTGCGGATACCATCGGACATATCTCTGAAAGTGTAAAGGAATTTCACATTCCGAATCTTCGGAATATGGGAATTGCCAATATGCATCCCCTTGTGCAGGTGAAACCTGTTGAGCATCCGCTTGGTTATTACACGAAACTGAATGAGGCCAGCAACGGAAAAGATACGATGACCGGACACTGGGAGATGATGGGACTTAAGACAGAGAAGCCATTTATCACATTTACCGAGCACGGATTTCCAGAGGAACTGATCCGGGAATTGGAGAAACAGACAGGGCATAAAGTGATTGGAAATAAAAGTGCAAGCGGAACCGAGATTCTGGATGAACTCGGCGAGGAAGAGATCGCAACCGGTCACATGATCGTCTATACATCGGCGGATTCTGTTCTTCAGATTTGCGGAAATGAAGAGACTTTTGATCTGAAAGAATTATATCGCTGCTGTGAAATTGCCCGAAAACTCACCATGAGAGATGAATGGAAAGTCGGACGGGTAATTGCAAGACCCTATGTGGGAAAGAAAAAGGGCGAGTTCAAGAGAACCAGCAACCGCCATGATTATGCGGTAAAACCTTTTGGAAAAACAGCATTGAATGCCTTAAAAGACGCTGACTTCGATGTGATCTCGATCGGCAAAATCAATGATATCTTCGTCGGTGAGGGAATTACAAAGGCTTTAAAATCCAAAAGCTCAGTATATGGGATGGAACAGACCATAGATATCGCAAAGCATGAAGATTTTACAGGACTGTGTTTCGTCAATCTGGTGGATTTTGATGCTCTTTGGGGACACCGCAGAGACCCCATCGGTTATGCGCAGGAAATTGAGCGCTTTGATGAAAAACTGGGTATTCTTCTAGGCGAATTATGTGAGGATGATCTGTTAATAATCACTGCAGACCATGGCAACGATCCAACCTATAAGGGAACGGATCACACAAGGGAGAAGGTGCCGTTTCTGGCTTATTCAAAATCGATGAAAGATTATGGCAGGCTTCCGGAATCAGACACGTTCGCGGATATCGGTGCCACAATTACAGACAACTTCGAAGTAAAGATGCCGGAAGGAACCATTGGCTCATCCATGCTGGAAAGGCTGAAGTAA
- a CDS encoding purine-nucleoside phosphorylase has translation MNLVYEKLKDCVRVVQKKVKFKPEVALVLGSGLGDYASEMKIEQTLSYSEIEGFPISTVPGHQGRFLFGTVRGVPVVIMQGRVHYYEGYEMSDVVLPIRLMGMLGARVLILTNAAGGINKSMSPGDLMMITDHISSFIPNPLTGSNLEELGPRFPDMSEIYDKNLRNLILKASEDTGVPIRQGVYVQSRGPAYETPSEIKMYGRLGIDAAGMSTVCEAIAANHMGMKVCGISCITNMAAGITDQRLNHKEVQETADRVSHDFQTLVTETIELIGGCV, from the coding sequence TTGAATCTTGTATATGAAAAATTAAAGGACTGTGTCCGGGTGGTCCAAAAGAAAGTAAAATTTAAACCTGAGGTGGCACTGGTCCTTGGATCAGGACTTGGAGATTATGCATCTGAGATGAAGATAGAACAGACTCTTTCCTATTCTGAGATAGAAGGATTCCCGATATCAACCGTTCCCGGACATCAGGGCAGATTTTTGTTCGGAACCGTGAGGGGTGTCCCCGTCGTTATCATGCAGGGCAGAGTTCATTATTACGAGGGATATGAGATGAGCGATGTCGTTCTTCCCATCAGACTTATGGGGATGCTGGGGGCCAGGGTTCTTATATTGACGAATGCGGCCGGCGGAATTAATAAAAGTATGTCTCCGGGAGATCTTATGATGATCACGGACCATATTTCCTCCTTTATACCGAATCCACTGACAGGGTCGAATCTGGAAGAGCTCGGTCCAAGGTTTCCGGATATGAGTGAGATCTATGATAAAAACCTTAGAAATCTCATTCTTAAAGCATCTGAAGACACAGGTGTTCCCATCAGGCAGGGTGTTTATGTGCAGTCCCGCGGTCCGGCCTATGAAACACCGTCGGAGATAAAGATGTATGGCCGTTTAGGAATTGATGCGGCAGGTATGAGCACTGTCTGCGAGGCGATAGCTGCCAATCATATGGGCATGAAAGTCTGCGGGATATCCTGTATCACAAACATGGCTGCGGGAATCACTGATCAGCGTCTGAATCATAAAGAAGTGCAGGAGACTGCCGACCGTGTAAGCCATGACTTTCAGACACTTGTCACAGAAACCATTGAATTGATCGGAGGCTGTGTATGA
- a CDS encoding hydrogenase maturation nickel metallochaperone HypA, whose translation MHELGLVIHVGRILDDLSREEKISKIASVTLQIGEVSGVIPSYLTDCWRYFREKSELLRKAELKIEPVGAVTYCEECEKTYSTLEYKKICPYCGGDQTYLLTGNEFSIKEIEAC comes from the coding sequence ATGCATGAGTTAGGACTAGTGATTCACGTGGGCAGAATCCTGGACGATTTGTCCAGAGAAGAGAAGATTTCGAAGATAGCGTCTGTTACGCTGCAGATCGGTGAGGTGAGCGGGGTCATACCCTCTTATCTGACAGATTGCTGGCGATATTTCCGGGAGAAGTCCGAACTTTTAAGAAAGGCGGAGTTAAAGATAGAACCAGTTGGGGCAGTGACGTATTGTGAGGAATGCGAAAAAACTTATTCCACGTTGGAATATAAAAAAATCTGTCCTTACTGTGGAGGTGATCAGACCTATCTCTTAACCGGAAATGAATTCAGTATCAAAGAAATTGAGGCTTGCTGA
- a CDS encoding VOC family protein, which produces MKFKMIHENYNVYDLDKTMAFFEKALGLKEKRRHPAEDGSFIIVYMGNDASDFELELTWNRDRDKPYDLGENDFHLAFRVDDFDKAHELHKEMGCICFENPKMGIYFIEDPNGYWLEILPGLLEENS; this is translated from the coding sequence ATGAAATTTAAAATGATTCACGAGAATTATAATGTCTATGATCTTGATAAAACCATGGCATTTTTCGAAAAAGCACTGGGACTGAAAGAAAAACGCAGACATCCGGCAGAGGACGGCTCTTTTATCATTGTCTATATGGGAAATGATGCTTCGGATTTTGAACTGGAACTGACATGGAACAGGGACAGGGATAAACCTTACGATCTGGGCGAGAATGATTTTCATCTTGCTTTTCGGGTAGATGATTTCGATAAGGCACATGAACTTCACAAAGAGATGGGGTGTATCTGCTTTGAGAATCCTAAGATGGGAATTTACTTTATCGAAGATCCGAATGGTTACTGGCTGGAGATATTGCCCGGGCTTTTAGAAGAAAACAGTTAA
- a CDS encoding diaminopimelate dehydrogenase, translating to MEKIRIGIAGYGNIGRGVEQAIERNADMELVAVFTRRDPKTVSTVSEGVSVLSMNDLHLKKDDIDVMIVCGGSATDLPKMGPDIVKYFNTIDSFDTHAKIPEYYNHMDEAAKGGNHIGIISVGWDPGMFSLNRLFGDSFLPQGDTYTFWGKGVSQGHSDAIRRIPHVKNAIQYTVPVDEAVEEVRSGSGPKFTARQMHRRECFVAAEEGADLKEIEDTIKNMPNYFAEYDTTVQFITEEELKEKHSKMPHGGFVIRSGETGKDNHKEMMEYSLKLESNPEFTSSILVCYARAAYRLAKKGESGARTVFDIAPALLSAKSPEEIRKQLL from the coding sequence ATGGAAAAAATCAGAATAGGTATCGCTGGATACGGAAATATAGGCAGAGGTGTAGAACAGGCGATAGAGAGAAATGCGGATATGGAGCTTGTGGCAGTTTTTACACGGCGAGACCCAAAGACGGTTTCCACAGTAAGCGAGGGTGTTTCTGTACTTTCAATGAATGATCTGCATCTGAAGAAAGATGACATTGATGTCATGATCGTCTGCGGAGGTTCTGCGACGGATCTTCCGAAGATGGGACCGGATATTGTCAAATATTTTAATACCATAGACAGTTTCGATACGCATGCAAAGATTCCGGAATATTACAATCATATGGATGAGGCTGCAAAGGGGGGAAACCATATCGGAATCATCTCCGTTGGCTGGGATCCCGGAATGTTCTCTTTAAATCGACTTTTTGGTGATTCATTTCTTCCGCAGGGAGACACGTATACCTTCTGGGGTAAGGGCGTAAGTCAGGGCCATTCGGATGCAATCCGGAGAATTCCACACGTAAAAAATGCAATTCAATACACCGTACCGGTGGACGAGGCAGTAGAGGAAGTGAGAAGCGGAAGTGGTCCGAAATTTACGGCAAGACAGATGCATCGGCGTGAGTGTTTTGTCGCAGCAGAAGAAGGCGCTGATTTAAAAGAGATTGAAGATACGATCAAGAACATGCCAAATTATTTTGCAGAATATGACACTACGGTTCAGTTTATCACGGAAGAAGAGTTAAAAGAGAAGCACAGCAAGATGCCGCATGGCGGATTTGTCATCCGAAGCGGGGAAACCGGAAAGGATAACCATAAAGAGATGATGGAATATTCCTTAAAGCTGGAATCAAATCCGGAATTCACATCGAGTATCCTGGTCTGCTATGCAAGGGCGGCTTACCGTCTGGCGAAAAAAGGTGAGTCTGGTGCCAGAACTGTATTCGATATTGCACCTGCACTGTTATCTGCAAAATCACCTGAGGAGATTAGAAAACAGCTTTTGTAA
- the larE gene encoding ATP-dependent sacrificial sulfur transferase LarE: MTLQEFFKENPKVAIAFSGGVDSSYLLYAAQTSGADTKAYFVKGAFQPQFELDDAKRLAKEIGVPMTILPVDVLANDTVTANPSNRCYYCKQTVFGLIQETAAKDGFHTLLDGTNASDDAADRPGMKALEELQVRSPLREAGLTKDEIRRLSKEAGLFTWDKPSYACLATRIPTGQKITKEELDRVSHSETFLMQLGFCNFRVRTVGNDAKIQVTKDQLDLLLKHREQILKELQPLYDNILLDLVTR, encoded by the coding sequence ATGACATTACAGGAATTTTTTAAGGAGAACCCCAAAGTTGCGATTGCATTTTCAGGGGGGGTGGACTCCTCTTATCTTTTATATGCAGCGCAGACATCTGGTGCGGACACAAAAGCCTATTTCGTAAAAGGGGCATTCCAGCCTCAGTTTGAACTTGACGATGCCAAAAGACTGGCAAAGGAGATTGGTGTTCCCATGACTATACTCCCGGTCGATGTCCTGGCAAATGACACGGTAACCGCCAATCCGTCAAATCGCTGTTACTACTGCAAACAGACAGTCTTTGGTCTGATTCAGGAAACGGCGGCAAAAGACGGTTTTCATACCCTGCTAGATGGGACAAATGCCTCAGATGACGCTGCCGATCGCCCTGGAATGAAAGCTTTAGAGGAACTGCAGGTACGTTCACCCTTGAGGGAGGCAGGGCTTACGAAGGATGAGATTCGACGGCTCTCAAAAGAGGCAGGCCTTTTCACCTGGGACAAACCAAGCTATGCCTGTCTTGCGACCAGAATTCCAACCGGTCAAAAAATCACAAAAGAAGAACTGGATCGTGTCTCTCACAGTGAAACCTTCCTGATGCAGCTAGGTTTTTGCAATTTCCGCGTGCGTACAGTTGGAAATGACGCCAAGATACAGGTAACAAAAGATCAGCTGGATTTGCTGCTAAAACACAGAGAACAGATCCTAAAGGAACTGCAGCCACTGTATGACAATATTCTGTTGGATCTGGTCACGCGCTAG